The following proteins are co-located in the Larimichthys crocea isolate SSNF chromosome XXIV, L_crocea_2.0, whole genome shotgun sequence genome:
- the ttc8 gene encoding tetratricopeptide repeat protein 8, producing the protein MEVTMDPLFLAWSYFRRRKLQQCSDICTKILQDSPYDQAAWSLKTRALTEMVYIDEVEVDQEGIAEMMLDESSIAQVARPGTSLRLPGTSQGGGPTPAVRPMTQSGRPITGFVRPSTQSGRPGTMEQAIKTPRTASTARPVTSASGRFIRLGTASMLTNPDGPFINLSRLNLAKYSQKPNLSRTLFEFIFHHENDVKNALDLAAQATEHAQFKDWWWKVQLGKCYYRLGLYREAEKQFRSALNHQEVVDTYLYLAKVYQRMDQPITALNLFKQGLDHFPGEVTLLTGIARIHEEMNNISSATEYYKDVLKQDNTHVEAIACIGSNHFYTDQPEIALRFYRRLLQMGVYNCQLYNNLGLCCFYAQQYDMTLSSFERALALVANDEEQSDVWYNIGQVAVGIGDLTLAYQCFKLALAFNNDHAEAYNNLAVLELRKGRIEQSKAFLQTAASLAPHMYEPHFNLSILSEKIGDLQSSYTAAQKSEDSFPEHVDTQQLLKQLRQHFAAL; encoded by the exons ATGGAGGTGACGATGGACCCTTTGTTTCTGGCGTGGAGCTACTTCAGGAGGCGAAAGCTCCAACAATGTTCCGATATTTGCACAAAAATATTACAAGACAGTCCGTACGACCAG GCTGCATGGAGCTTGAAAACTCGCGCTCTTACCGAGATGGTATACATAGATGAAGTTGAGGTCGACCAGGAGGGGATTGCTGAGATGATGCTGGATGAGAGCTCTATTGCTCAGGTTGCAC GACCTGGAACATCACTGAGACTTCCTGGAACAAGTCAGGGCGGAGGTCCCACACCAGCTGTAAG GCCTATGACACAATCAGGGCGTCCTATAACAGGATTTGTGAGACCCAGCACACAGTCAGGACGTCCTGGGACGATGGAGCAAGCCATTAAGACCCCCCGCACAGCAAGCACTGCTCGTCCTGTCACTAGTGCGTCTGGCAGATTCATCCGTCTGGGAACA GCCTCTATGTTAACTAATCCAGATGGACCATTTATAAACTTGTCGAGACTGAATCTGGCCAAGTATTCCCAAAAGCCCAATTTATCCAGG ACGCTGTTTGAGTTCATCTTCCatcatgaaaatgatgtgaaaaat GCTTTAGATTTGGCTGCTCAAGCTACTGAACATGCTCAGTTTAAAGACTGGTGGTGGAAAGTTCAGCTGGGGAAATGCTACTACAG GCTCGGTTTATACcgagaagcagaaaaacagtttaGATCTGCCCTCAACCACCAAGAGGTGGTGGATACATATCTCTACCTTGCAAAG GTATATCAGCGCATGGATCAACCAATAACAGCACTCAACCTTTTCAAGCAAGGCCTCGACCACTTTCCCGGTGAGGTTACTCTTCTAACAGGAATTGCTCGCATACACGAG GAGATGAACAATATTTCATCAGCCACAGAGTACTACAAAGATGTCTTGAAGCAGGACAACACTCACGTGGAGGCTATAGCTTGTATAGGCAGCAATCACTTCTACACTGACCAGCCTGAGATCGCTCTGCGCTTCTACAG ACGGCTCCTCCAGATGGGGGTGTATAACTGCCAGCTGTATAACAACCTTGGCCTGTGCTGCTTCTACGCCCAGCAGTACGACATGACTCTGTCCTCATTTGAGAGAGCTCTGGCCCTGGTGGCCAATGATGAAGAACAGTCTGACGTGTGGTACAACATCGGACAAGTGGCTGTG GGCATCGGGGATTTGACATTGGCCTACCAGTGTTTTAAACTGGCTTTGGCTTTCAATAACGACCATGCTGAGGCCTACAACAACCTGGCTGTGCTGGAGCTGCGCAAAGGTCGCATCGAACAG TCTAAAGCCTTCCTGCAGACTGCTGCATCACTGGCCCCTCACATGTATGAGCCACACTTCAATCTCTCCATTCTCTCTGAAAAG ATCGGAGACCTCCAGAGCAGCTACACTGCGGCCCAAAAGTCTGAGGACTCCTTTCCCGAGCACGTCGACACTCAGCAGCTTCTTAAGCAACTTCGGCAGCACTTTGCAGCGCTGTGA
- the LOC104921365 gene encoding CD209 antigen-like protein 2: protein MEDRESSGGIFNGTYNKIISQEDFGTDEHPLYSNQEKQQVSVSMVGPESSLDHHKVLTAGLAVLAVILLAVDIGLGVYYNKLTDGHRIITDISSEVAKLQATYNAIIHSRDEAKEQLAKEISDQRLTEWELDHQKSRIKDYRGQVDRIQTEIAVMKSHMPMIKEGCRHCLPGWSYMSSVCFYIAFSESHSRSSWQEARQYCTKQGGDLAVINSRERHLALAELINNYQDRSRSISQSGYWIGLRDVEMEGTWKWLDGTVMTEGYWNDGEPNNQGNEDCAAMYPRSNPFKAWNDAPCSYDLKWICEMAPRSAFQI from the exons ATGGAGGACAGAGAAAGTTCAGGTGGCATTTTTAATGGTACGTATAACAAAATAATTAGTCAAGAAGACTTCGGCACAGATGAGCACCCTCTCTACTCAAACCAAGAGAAGCAACAAG TGTCCGTGTCCATGGTGGGACCTGAGTCCAGTTTGGATCACCACAAAGTGCTCACAGCAGGCCTGGCAGTGCTCGCTGTCATTCTTCTGGCAGTTGATATTGGCCTGGGAGTCTATT ATAACAAACTTACTGATGGGCACCGTATCATAACGGACATCAGCAGTGAGGTGGCCAAACTGCAGGCTACTTACAACGCTATAATCCACAGTAGGGATGAAGCCAAGGAACAGTTGGCAAAAGAGATCAGTGATCAGCGACTAACTGAGTGGGAGCTTGACCACCAGAAGAGCAGAATCAAAGACTACAGAGGGCAGGTTGACAGAATTCAAACGGAAATTGCAGTGATGAAATCCCACATGCCAATGATTA AGGAGGGTTGCAGACACTGTTTACCAGGATGGTCTTACatgagctcagtgtgtttctacATCGCTTTCTCTGAGAGTCATTCACGCAGTTCGTGGCAGGAAGCCAGACAGTACTGCACGAAACAAGGAGGCGATTTGGCAGTGATAAATagcagagagagacat CTGGCGCTAGCTGAACTGATAAATAATTATCAAGACCGTTCAAGATCAATAAGCCAGAGTGGCTACTGGATTGGACTGAGAGATGTGGAGATGGAAGGAACCTGGAAATGGCTGGATGGAACAGTAATGACTGAGGG GTACTGGAATGATGGAGAGCCCAACAACCAGGGTAATGAGGACTGTGCGGCTATGTATCCCAGAAGCAACCCCTTTAAGGCCTGGAACGATGCTCCATGTTCTTATGACCTGAAATGGATTTGTGAAATGGCACCAAGATCTGCATTTCAGAtctaa
- the LOC104921364 gene encoding C-type lectin domain family 4 member G-like isoform X1 — protein sequence MDSSQSQSDPEEEMSFEKKISQDFSTDGFSGSRHQTFGRDLFTERGGFPHHRLVILSLGLLNAVLLIAAIVVGIYCAKAKHDYLLAPDSASAPLIIEMNYLRNYSNVIKAKVDAQTELHKRRANHVTLKMQVKEQKIITDRLQGQIETLHKEKANLESNKTLLEENCGRCRPGWLFRKSSCYYFSSLHASNSKKNWMGSRAHCKNEGGDLLVINNLEEQLLISNNLPKMSSNGVWWQNGFWIGLTDVVTEGTWVWINNVTEVQTMYWKDGYPKNEGRQSARCAALLYYADGRRTWYNGHCQNHYYNWICEMEPYLTPQITLT from the exons ATGGACAGCTCGCAGTCGCAGTCAGATCCTGAGGAGGAAATgtcatttgaaaagaaaatttcTCAAGATTTCAGCACAGATGGGTTTTCAGGCTCTCGCCATCAAACATTTGGACGAG ATCTGTTTACAGAGAGAGGTGGATTTCCACACCACCGACTGGTTATACTGAGTCTGGGCCTGTTGAATGCAGTTCTGCTGATAGCTGCTATTGTCGTCGGGATTTACT GTGCCAAAGCCAAACATGATTACCTTCTGGCTCCTGACTCAGCTTCTGCACCGCTCATCATTGAGATGAACTATCTTCGCAACTACAGCAATGTCATCAAAGCTAAAGTGGATGCACAGACAGAGTTACACAAACGACGTGCCAACCATGTGACACTAAAGATGCAGGTGAAGGAGCAGAAGATCATCACTGACAGACTTCAAGGACAGATTGAGACACTACATAAAGAGAAGGCAAATCTGGAGTCTAACAAAACACTCTTAG AGGAAAACTGTGGCAGATGCCGACCAGGATGGCTTTTTCGTAAATCATCCTgctattatttttcttctcttcatgcGTCCAACTCTAAAAAGAACTGGATGGGCAGCAGAGCACACTGCAAGAACGAAGGGGGCGACCTGCTTGTGATCAATAACTTGGAAGAACAG TTACTTATAAGTAACAACCTTCCAAAGATGAGCAGCAATGGTGTGTGGTGGCAGAACGGATTTTGGATAGGCCTCACTGATGTAGTGACGGAGGGGACGTGGGTCTGGATTAACAATGTGACTGAGGTGCAAACAAT GTACTGGAAAGATGGATACCCTAAGAACGAAGGACGTCAGTCTGCACGCTGTGCTGCGTTGCTTTACTATGCGGACGGCAGGAGGACATGGTATAACGGACACTGCCAAAACCATTACTATAACTGGATTTGTGAGATGGAGCCATACTTAACCCCTCAAATCACATTAACTTGa
- the LOC104921364 gene encoding C-type lectin domain family 4 member G-like isoform X2, producing the protein MDSSQSQSDPEEEMSFEKKISQDFSTDGFSGSRHQTFGRERGGFPHHRLVILSLGLLNAVLLIAAIVVGIYCAKAKHDYLLAPDSASAPLIIEMNYLRNYSNVIKAKVDAQTELHKRRANHVTLKMQVKEQKIITDRLQGQIETLHKEKANLESNKTLLEENCGRCRPGWLFRKSSCYYFSSLHASNSKKNWMGSRAHCKNEGGDLLVINNLEEQLLISNNLPKMSSNGVWWQNGFWIGLTDVVTEGTWVWINNVTEVQTMYWKDGYPKNEGRQSARCAALLYYADGRRTWYNGHCQNHYYNWICEMEPYLTPQITLT; encoded by the exons ATGGACAGCTCGCAGTCGCAGTCAGATCCTGAGGAGGAAATgtcatttgaaaagaaaatttcTCAAGATTTCAGCACAGATGGGTTTTCAGGCTCTCGCCATCAAACATTTGGACGAG AGAGAGGTGGATTTCCACACCACCGACTGGTTATACTGAGTCTGGGCCTGTTGAATGCAGTTCTGCTGATAGCTGCTATTGTCGTCGGGATTTACT GTGCCAAAGCCAAACATGATTACCTTCTGGCTCCTGACTCAGCTTCTGCACCGCTCATCATTGAGATGAACTATCTTCGCAACTACAGCAATGTCATCAAAGCTAAAGTGGATGCACAGACAGAGTTACACAAACGACGTGCCAACCATGTGACACTAAAGATGCAGGTGAAGGAGCAGAAGATCATCACTGACAGACTTCAAGGACAGATTGAGACACTACATAAAGAGAAGGCAAATCTGGAGTCTAACAAAACACTCTTAG AGGAAAACTGTGGCAGATGCCGACCAGGATGGCTTTTTCGTAAATCATCCTgctattatttttcttctcttcatgcGTCCAACTCTAAAAAGAACTGGATGGGCAGCAGAGCACACTGCAAGAACGAAGGGGGCGACCTGCTTGTGATCAATAACTTGGAAGAACAG TTACTTATAAGTAACAACCTTCCAAAGATGAGCAGCAATGGTGTGTGGTGGCAGAACGGATTTTGGATAGGCCTCACTGATGTAGTGACGGAGGGGACGTGGGTCTGGATTAACAATGTGACTGAGGTGCAAACAAT GTACTGGAAAGATGGATACCCTAAGAACGAAGGACGTCAGTCTGCACGCTGTGCTGCGTTGCTTTACTATGCGGACGGCAGGAGGACATGGTATAACGGACACTGCCAAAACCATTACTATAACTGGATTTGTGAGATGGAGCCATACTTAACCCCTCAAATCACATTAACTTGa
- the LOC104921363 gene encoding CD209 antigen-like has translation MVKGQVSGSNFDGVFNPLYCEEEIQDKDNPPNGHANQDIKQVSTYMTPWKHNRLAAVSLAVLAAILLIVDIGLGVHYRELKDTHLTLNDTERIGDELTKLHDTYKTAIKTMNDYKKQLEAEKSDQTETNWEFEHQTKRRTNFEAQIAKLSPDITALRYSSPMIADGCRHCPPGWILMNSVCYYFSYTDDALSRTWQRARDFCQIYGGDLAVIDSKDKEKSIVSHLNKNNRKTDFWIGLKDPNEAGTWTWVDGRMLAEGYWKDGEPNNVSDNYEDCAAVYPVINFFKAWTDYRCTNKMNWICEKAPTSLS, from the exons ATGGTGAAGGGTCAAGTCTCAGGTAGCAATTTTGATGGTGTATTTAACCCATTGTATTGTGAAGAGGAAATTCAGGATAAGGATAATCCTCCTAATGGCCACGCGAACCAAGACATTAAACAAG TGTCCACCTATATGACACCTTGGAAACATAACAGACTGGCTGCAGTGAGCCTGGCAGTACTCGCTGCTATTCTGTTGATAGTTGATATCGGCCTGGGGGTCCACT ACCGTGAACTCAAAGATACCCACCTCACACTTAACGATACAGAACGCATTGGCGATGAGCTGACCAAACTCCACGATACGTACAAAACCGCAATTAAAACCATGAACGATTACAAGAAGCAGCTGGAAGCTGAGAAGAGTGATCAGACAGAAACCAACTGGGAGTTTGAACAccagacaaagagaagaacaaaCTTTGAAGCGCAGATTGCCAAACTGAGTCCGGACATTACAGCACTTAGATATTCTTCACCAATGATTG CGGATGGCTGCAGACACTGTCCACCAGGATGGATTTTGATGAACTCAGTGTGTTACTACTTCTCTTACACTGATGATGCTTTGTCGAGAACATGGCAAAGAGCCAGAGACTTCTGCCAGATCTATGGAGGTGACCTTGCAGTGATtgacagcaaagacaaagag aaatCAATTGTAAgtcacttaaataaaaacaacagaaagaccGACTTCTGGATTGGACTAAAAGATCCCAACGAGGCAGGGACTTGGACATGGGTGGATGGAAGAATGCTGGCTGAGGG GTACTGGAAAGACGGAGAACCAAACAATGTCAGTGATAATTATGAGGACTGTGCAGCAGTGTATCCTGTAATAAATTTCTTCAAGGCTTGGACCGATTACAGATGTACAAACAAGATGAATTGGATTTGTGAAAAAGCTCCAACTTCTTTGAGCTAA
- the LOC104921414 gene encoding CD209 antigen-like protein E → MENPQRWTDDEPKISFLPKMSQVFFTGGYSQSRYKIFGRGGDGSNRLVLLCLGLLNVFLLIVAVVIGINCAKVKEGSLHVSHSNVTPLINELDYLRKNHSDVIKAVEEAKNELDRALKNHTQLKEKIEQQKTINDNYQKQIEELQTEKTNLKSNVSALEANCGRCPPRWILLNSSCYFFSYTESRTARKNWQDSRANCITRGADLVVIDNKEEQKFVSDTIENMKVSSIEWENGFWVGLRDTQREGTWVWINNVTEVEQRYWDDGEPNNAGHHGEDCVVVYYKPKNPWKTRNDVNCQTAARQWICEMTSS, encoded by the exons ATGGAGAATCCACAAAGATGGACAGATGACGAGCCGAAAATATCATTTCTACCAAAGATGTCTCAAGTTTTCTTCACTGGTGGATATTCTCAGTCTCGCTATAAAATATTTGGACGAG GTGGAGATGGATCTAATCGACTGGTTTTACTCTGTCTGGGCCTGCTGAACGTTTTTCTTCTGATAGTTGCTGTTGTTATTGGGATTAACT GTGCCAAAGTCAAAGAGGGTTCCCTCCATGTTTCTCACTCAAATGTAACACCGCTCATCAATGAGCTGGACTACCTCCGTAAAAATCACAGTGATGTGATCAAAGCTGTAGAAGAGGCCAAGAACGAGTTAGACCGAGCTCTCAAAAACCACACGCAACTAAAGGAGAAAATTGAGCAGCAGAAGACTATCAATGACAATTATCAGAAACAGATTGAGGAGTTGCAAACAGAGAAGACAAATCTGAAGTCCAATGTATCAGCTTTGG AGGCAAACTGTGGCAGATGTCCCCCCAGATGGATTCTTCTCAACTCATCCTGCTATTTCTTTTCTTACACTGAATCCCGTACTGCCAGAAAGAACTGGCAAGATAGCAGAGCAAACTGTATTACACGTGGAGCTGACCTGGTTGTGATCGATAACAAGGAAGAACAG AAATTTGTGAGTGACACCattgaaaatatgaaagtaaGTTCTATCGAATGGGAGAATGGATTCTGGGTTGGTCTcagggacacacagagagaggggacaTGGGTCTGGATTAATAACGTCACAGAGGTGGAACAAAG GTACTGGGATGATGGAGAACCAAATAATGCTGGACACCATGGAGAagactgtgttgttgtgtattatAAACCCAAAAATCCCTGGAAGACCCGCAACGATGTCAACTGCCAAACGGCTGCGAGACAATGGATATGTGAAATGACATCAAGCTAA
- the LOC104921413 gene encoding CD209 antigen-like protein E: MISNNSNSTDGESLHTGSKGSKVKVGSRSLPLYPLVTVCLGVLNTILMLTAIVIGIYCGNVSELSVPDQLEAQVLFVEAKHIQTMQTEQIKAHEEAKQALQKEIRAHEQLKLQFEQDKKLHDDLQNQLDILTLEEATLQADKSNLQESCGQCPPGWFLVNASCYFHSKSASGAFKTWHDSRADCIARGASLTVIDNLEEQLNLFEYLPKLDPSMRRLWRKSRGIWIGLTDIQTEGSWVWLNNVTLDEGYWISGEPNNNGLMGENCVALMNMKSPSATWFDAGCNEDMEWLCEKEVN, encoded by the exons ATGATTTCAAATAACAGCAACAGTACAGATGGAGAATCATTGCACACAGGAAGCAAAG gaTCCAAAGTCAAAGTCGGGTCCAGAAGTCTTCCACTGTATCCACTGGTTACCGTGTGTTTAGGAGTACTAAACACTATTCTGATGTTAACTGCTATTGTTATTGGGATTTACT GTGGCAATGTCAGTGAGTTATCTGTTCCCGACCAACTAGAAGCACAGGTGCTCTTTGTAGAGGCAAAGCATATTCAGACAATGCAGACTGAACAGATCAAAGCTCACGAAGAGGCCAAACAAGCACTGCAGAAAGAGATCAGGGCGCATGAGCAGCTGAAACTGCAGTTTGAGCAGGACAAGAAGCTGCATGATGACCTTCAGAATCAGCTTGATATACTGACACTGGAGGAAGCAACACTGCAGGCTGATAAATCTAATCTTC aAGAAAGTTGTGGACAGTGTCCGCCTGGATGGTTTTTAGTCAACGCATCATGCTACTTCCATTCTAAATCAGCATCTGGTGCCTTTAAGACTTGGCACGACAGCAGGGCAGACTGTATCGCCCGTGGGGCCAGTTTGACTGTGATAGATAACTTGGAGGAGCAG CTAAATCTTTTTGAGTACCTACCAAAACTGGATCCAAGCATGCGAAGATTGTGGAGAAAATCAAGGGGAATCTGGATTGGCCTTACGGATATTCAGACAGAAGGCAGCTGGGTGTGGTTAAATAATGTGACTCTGGATGAAGG GTACTGGATAAGCGGGGAACCCAACAACAATGGATTAATGGGTGAGAACTGTGTAGCACTTATGAACATGAAAAGCCCGAGTGCGACGTGGTTTGATGCAGGTTGCAATGAGGACATGGAATGGTTATGTGAAAAGGAAGTCAACTAG